Below is a window of Pedobacter africanus DNA.
TCTAAAAAAATACTCGAGAAAGCCATTTCTCATGCAGCTGCCTCAGAAAACAGCCTTATTCCGGTAACCAGGTATGATTCGAGCATCAGTAACGGAATTGTGTATACCATTAAGGAGCACGGGGTAAGCGATATTGTGATTGGCATGCACAAGCAGGCCGATCAGCATACATTTCTGGGTACCAAGGCAGAAAATATCATCAAAAGGATACACGAAACGATTTATATTTACAAACCTACACAACCACTCAATACGTTTAAAAGGGTTGTTGTGGCCATACCTCCAAAAGCGGAGACGGAGCCAGGATTTTTGCATTGGCTCAAGAAACTGATGGCCATTGCCAAAGAAGCTACCATGCCGCTAAACTTTTATGCTACAGCAGAAACCAACGAGGCTATCGGAAAAATTACAGAACGGACTTCTGCCACGGTTAAAATACAGTTCACTGAATTTAGCAATTGGGACGATTTCCTGATATTTAGCAGGGAGTTAAAGGTGAATGACCTTTTTATCATCATTTCTTCCCGTAAAGGGCATAATTCTTATATCCCGCAGTTAAACAAGCTGCCTTATTACCTTTCGAACTATTTTTTAAAGCAAAGCCTGATTGTGTTGTATCCGAAGCAATTGGAATTGGGTATTAACATGGGTAATATAGAACAGGCAGACAGCCACCTGATCGAGAGCCTTTCTGAACAGCTGGGAGTGATTGGTAAAGCAGGCAGGTATGTAAGAGGGCTCTTTAAAAAGTAAAATGATTGACTTGCAATTGTGCAGATCATTCAGGTTTTATTAGCTTTGGTATTCAAATCAAAAATTGCATAATGAATCATTGGTTAGTAAAAAGTGAGCCTTTTAAATACAGCTGGGAAAAATTTAATAAAGATGGCCGTACCTTTTGGGACGGTGTACGCAACTACCAGGCGCGTAACAACCTGAAAGAAATGAAAGAGGGCGATCTGGTTCTGTTTTACCATAGTAACGAAGGCAAAAATGTGGTAGGTGTAGCCAAAGTGGTAAAGGAATTTTATCAGGACCCAACAACAGATGATGCCAATTGGGTAGTGGTAGACCTGGCACCGGTGGAAACACTTAAAAATCCGGTATCATTGGAGCAGATCAAAGCTGAGGAAAGCCTGAAAGATATTTCGCTGGTAAGGCAGGGCCGTTTGTCGGTGATGCCTTTAAGGGCTGCAGAGTTTGATAAGATATTAGAAATGTCAGAAAAATAAAGGTCAAAATAAACCGTTCTCTTCGAAGGCTGCATAATTTTAGTTTTTCCTTAATGAAAAAACTAAAAAGACGCTATGCCTTCTCTGAGAAGGTGTATTTTGTTTTACAAAGAGCACCCGTGTTTCTCTGAGAAGGTATATTTTTAGCTCAAATGCGAAGTAGTGAAATGTTTTGTGATTTACTCCGGAAAAAACAGTGCTTTTAGTTCTTTGGCATCATTAGGCTGCATTTTTCCGCCTAAGATTAAGCGCAACTGCCTTCTTCTTAACGCTCCGGCAAACAATTCTTTTTCTTCCTGGGTTTCTGGTTTCAGTTCAGGTACAGGTATGGTCCTGCCGCTTTGGTCTACCGCTACAAAGGTATAGTAGGCCTCATTGGATTTTGCACGGCTCCCCGAAGGGATATTTTCGGCCCATACATCCAGGCGTACCTCAACCGAGGTATTAAAGGCCCGTGTAACTTTGGCTTCTATGGTAATTACATCACCCAGTTTAATGGGCTGCTGAAAAGATACATTATCTACCGATGCGGTAACTACAATGCGGTTGCAGTGTTTTTGAGCAGAAATGGCTGCTGCGATATCCATCCAATGCAGCAAACGGCCTCCCATTAAATTGTTAAGGGTATTGGTATCATTGGGCAATACCAGTTCGTTCATCACTGTGAACGAATCTTTCGGGCTTTTAACTTTTATACTCATAATTTCTGCAAAAGTACGTAAAAATGAACATACCTCGTTAAAACGATTATGTGCTTTACCAGATAAAGGCGGTAAGGCCAAGACCGAAACTCAGGTGATTGAATTTTAACCTGGACAGGCCGCCAGGTATAGGCTCATAATTCAGTTCTCCATCCTCATTTGTTTCGTTCAGGCCAAGGATCTCAAATCCATGCCTGGAATTAAGGTAGGTGGTATAGGCCTTTATGGCCACATTTCTGGCTATTCTTTTTTGTATGCCAATACCGGCAGTCCAGCTTGGTGCTCTTTTTGGTTTATACTTCATAATGGGTAACTCAGGCCTCCCATATTCTTTTTCTGCGGCAGGGTTAAGCTTCAGGATAACGTTTCCCGAACTTCCATAGGAAACACCAGTGTTTAACTTGGCCGTGATGAACCAGTTATTGGGTAAAGGATAACTAAAATAAGGCCCTACATTGAAATACCTGATACCTATTGGCTGAGTATACAGATCTTCGCTGATGGCTTTAAGGTCATCGTCCAATACTACCTTTTCAGAACTTACCGGGAAACTGCTGAATGCAAACTCGCCCCCGACACCAAAATTCCGGTTAATGAACCAGGCACCCTCAATCCCCAGGTTAAACCCTCTTTTTACGTACAGATCTTCTGAATTTGCCAGGGAAAGGTCGTTGCTGGTGCTGATGGCATAGCCCAGGTGCATTTCCAGAAAGCTGGGCTTGTTGTTAATGGGGACAGGATTGTTCCGGAGCGGGGCATTCATGCCCCTGTCTTTAAAAATCTGGTCGGTGATGTAATAACCAAGTTCTGTAGAGGCGATACCAATGGCTGCCCCTGCCAATACGTCTGAGATCCAGTGGCGGTTGTTTAAGCCACGGCCCAATGCGGTTGCTGTAGCCGAGGTATAACCCATAACGCTGTATAGGGGATGCCGGTATTCGCCATACTCTTTATGAAGAAAAGTTGCATTGGTAAATGCCATGGCGGTATGCCCGGACGGAAAGGAATTTCTTGAGGTTGCATCAGGTCTTTGCACGCCCGCAGTTCTTTTTATGCTATTAACGACTACCCCCATAATTCCCATTGAAAAAGCATAGGACACCACCGC
It encodes the following:
- a CDS encoding phosphatase PAP2 family protein, yielding MHLNYRTCSALLLALSLTITAHAQHADTTLQKPISRFLKCDAVQKTAVPAILLGATVLTWPHKEEIRELRNRYIPTFRYRYDDYLQYAPVATVLLLNAAHVKGRHSPKRAVVSYAFSMGIMGVVVNSIKRTAGVQRPDATSRNSFPSGHTAMAFTNATFLHKEYGEYRHPLYSVMGYTSATATALGRGLNNRHWISDVLAGAAIGIASTELGYYITDQIFKDRGMNAPLRNNPVPINNKPSFLEMHLGYAISTSNDLSLANSEDLYVKRGFNLGIEGAWFINRNFGVGGEFAFSSFPVSSEKVVLDDDLKAISEDLYTQPIGIRYFNVGPYFSYPLPNNWFITAKLNTGVSYGSSGNVILKLNPAAEKEYGRPELPIMKYKPKRAPSWTAGIGIQKRIARNVAIKAYTTYLNSRHGFEILGLNETNEDGELNYEPIPGGLSRLKFNHLSFGLGLTAFIW
- a CDS encoding EVE domain-containing protein, which encodes MNHWLVKSEPFKYSWEKFNKDGRTFWDGVRNYQARNNLKEMKEGDLVLFYHSNEGKNVVGVAKVVKEFYQDPTTDDANWVVVDLAPVETLKNPVSLEQIKAEESLKDISLVRQGRLSVMPLRAAEFDKILEMSEK
- a CDS encoding acyl-CoA thioesterase, with amino-acid sequence MSIKVKSPKDSFTVMNELVLPNDTNTLNNLMGGRLLHWMDIAAAISAQKHCNRIVVTASVDNVSFQQPIKLGDVITIEAKVTRAFNTSVEVRLDVWAENIPSGSRAKSNEAYYTFVAVDQSGRTIPVPELKPETQEEKELFAGALRRRQLRLILGGKMQPNDAKELKALFFPE